The proteins below come from a single Kiloniellales bacterium genomic window:
- a CDS encoding NAD-dependent epimerase/dehydratase family protein, with protein sequence MTVLVTGVAGFIGSHVAGALLDRGEQVIGIDNLNDYYDPALKEARLAQFRGRNAFAFHRLDVSDLAAILGMVEAHPEITRVVHLAAQAGVRYSLENPLAYIEANVRGQQVMIEACRRLPRCEHFVYASSSSVYGANRKLPFSVEDPVDRPVSLYAATKRAGELMAYTAAHLHRLPSTGLRYFTVYGPWGRPDMSAYIFTDAIFKGRPITIFNQGEMRRDFTYIDDIVAGTVNALDRPPADGGAVPPQRVYNLGNHRSEDLMRFIGVLEAACGKEAIKEFGPMQPGDVKETYADIEASRRDLGFEPRTPIDEGLPRFVEWYRDYHKV encoded by the coding sequence ATGACCGTCCTCGTCACCGGCGTCGCCGGCTTCATCGGTTCCCACGTGGCCGGGGCCCTGCTCGACCGGGGCGAGCAGGTCATCGGGATCGACAATCTCAACGATTACTACGACCCGGCCCTCAAGGAGGCCCGCCTCGCCCAGTTTCGGGGCCGCAACGCCTTCGCCTTCCACCGCCTGGACGTCAGTGACCTGGCGGCGATCCTGGGGATGGTCGAGGCCCATCCGGAGATCACCCGGGTGGTCCATCTGGCCGCCCAGGCCGGGGTGCGCTATTCGCTGGAGAACCCCTTGGCCTACATCGAGGCCAATGTCAGGGGCCAGCAGGTGATGATCGAGGCCTGCCGACGCCTGCCGCGCTGCGAGCACTTCGTCTACGCCTCCTCCTCCTCGGTCTACGGCGCCAACCGTAAGCTGCCCTTCTCGGTCGAGGACCCGGTCGACCGGCCAGTCTCGCTCTACGCCGCGACCAAGCGCGCCGGCGAGCTCATGGCCTACACCGCGGCGCACCTCCACCGCCTGCCCTCGACCGGCCTTCGGTACTTCACGGTCTACGGTCCCTGGGGTCGGCCCGACATGTCGGCCTACATCTTCACCGACGCGATCTTCAAGGGCCGGCCGATCACGATCTTCAACCAGGGCGAGATGCGCCGCGACTTCACCTATATCGACGACATCGTCGCCGGCACAGTGAACGCCCTCGACCGGCCGCCGGCCGATGGCGGCGCGGTCCCGCCGCAGCGAGTCTACAACCTCGGCAACCACCGCTCCGAGGACCTGATGCGCTTCATCGGGGTGCTGGAAGCGGCTTGCGGCAAGGAGGCGATCAAGGAATTCGGGCCCATGCAGCCCGGCGACGTCAAGGAGACCTATGCCGACATCGAGGCCTCCCGGCGCGACCTGGGCTTCGAGCCGCGCACCCCAATCGACGAAGGCCTGCCCCGCTTCGTCGAATGGTACCGGGATTATCACAAGGTCTAG